CGGCTTGATGCCGTTCTCGGCGTGCCGGGTCTCCACCAGCCGGGTGCCGGTCTGCGTCGGCTCGAGTTCGTAGCTCCACACCGTGTTGTTCTCGTTGACCCGGAACGCCAGCTTCTGCTCCGGCACGAACTCGGTGATCTGGCTCGTGGTGGGCCAGAACAAGAACTTGCGACGGTTCAGGTTGATCGTGCGGGTGCCGGCACGCGGCGGCCCGAACGCCTTCATCAGCCGGCACTGCGGGCTCCACTGGGGCATGTTCTTCAGATCGGAGACCAGGCCCCACACCTTCGCCACCGGGGCGTTGATCTCGATTTCGGCCTGCAACAGCGGCGCTGCCATCGCTTCCTCCCGTCGTCAGGTCAAACCACTCTGGGCACCACGTGATCCGCGGCGCACGGCGCGACGTTGCCACATCACGATCGATGTGCCAAGCACGCCGACACCGAGCCCGGCCACCGTGTACGGCCGCCACTCGTGCCACTCGGCGACGGTGAATGCCAGGATCGCCGCGACGACCCAGCCCACCGTGATCACGACGATCACCGGCTCCGGCTTGAGCAGTTTCGGCGGCAGGGCCGGGGGTTGTGGCGCGCTCATTGCTATGAAAGGTAGTCCATTGTGCTGACGTACTGCTTCACCAGTCGATACCCTTTGCCATGTGAAGGATGGCGACTGTCGGCTTGCCAGCGACCTGTCGCTCGCGGTTATTCGACTCGCGCGTCAATTACGGTTCAGGCGACCGGATTCCCCGATTTCACTGTCGCAGCTGTCGGCGCTGACCACCTTGGCCAAGGAGGGCGCGATGACGCCCGGCGCGTTAGCTGTGCGGGAGCGGGTGCGGCCGCCGTCGATGACGCGGATCATCTCCTCGCTGACCGATCTCGGATTCGTCGTGCGCACCGCACATCCCGGCGACGGTCGGCAGGTGCTGGTGTCGGCGGCGCCGTCCGGTATCGACCTGATCGAGGACGAGCGGCGCGCCAGCCAGGAGTGGCTGAAGGCGCGGTTGGAGAGCCTCGACGACGAGGCGCGCAAGACGCTGATGGCCGCCACCGAGTTGCTCACCGCCATGGTCGACGAAACCGTCTGAGCCACAACGCGAATCGGGTCGGTCGGTGAGCGACGTCATCGATGTCGCCGATCCCGCCGACCCGCGGCTGGACGACTTCCGCGACCTCAACAGCATCGACCGCAGGCCGGACCTGCCGACCGGCAAGGGTCTGGTGATCGCCGAGGGCGTGCTGGTGGTGCAGCGGATGCTGGCCTCCCGGTTCGTCCCGCGCGCCATGATGGGCACCGACCGCCGACTGACCGAACTGCGGGACGACCTCTCGTCGGCCGCCGCGCCCTACTACCGCGTGACCGCCGACGTGATGGCCGAGGTGGTGGGGTTCCATCTCAACCGCGGTGTGCTGGCGGCGGCGTCGCGTCCGGGCGAGTTGACGGTGGCCGAGGTGATCGACAACGCGCGCACCGTCGCGGTGCTCGAAGGCGTCAACGACCACGAGAACCTCGGGTCGATCTTCCGCAACGCGGCCGGGCTCGGGGTGGACGCGGTGGTGTTCGGCACCGGGTGTGCCGACCCGCTGTACCGGCGCGCGGTGCGGGTGTCGATGGGCCATGCGCTGCTGGTGCCCTACGCGTGGGCGCAGTCCTGGCCCGCCGATCTGGATTTGTTGCGAGACAGAGGTTTTCGACTACTGGCGATGACCCCGGCGGCGACCTCCCGGACGCTGGCCGACGCGATGCACGACGTCGCCGACGACCCGGTGGCCTTCCTGGTCGGCGCCGAGGGCGCGGGGCTGACGGAGCGGACCATGCGGGCGGCCGACGTGCGGGTGCGGATCCCGATGTCGCGGGGCACCGACTCGCTCAACGTCGCGACCGCTGCGGCGCTGGCGTTCTATGAGCGGGTTAGATTCGTCGAATGACCGACGAGTCGACGCCGTGGGCGATGGGCCTGACGGTGGCCGCGTTCGTCGCGGCGATCATCGCGGCCGCGATCGTGGTGCTCAGCCTGGGCCTGATGCGGGTGCACGGGCTGCTGGCGGTCGGCCTCAACCTGATCGCGGTCGGCGGACTGGCCCCGACGGTATGGGGCTGGCGCGACCGGCCGGTGTGGCGGTGGTTCGTGCTGGGGTCGGGCGTCGGTGTGGCAGCCGCGTGGCTGGTGCTGCTGGCGGTCGCCCTCGGCGGCTAGCGCTGACCGCTGGAACGCACGCCCAGCAACACGTCCTCCCAGGCGGGCACGGCCGGCTTCGCCTTGCCCTTGCGGGCCCGCGGCTTGGCGACGACGGGTTCGGGTTCGGGCTCCGGCTCGGCGCGCTGCACCGGCGGATCGATCGGCAGCGTGGGCTCCTCGACCGTCTCCTCGACGACGTCCTCCGCAACGGGCTCGGGTGCCGGTTCGGGCAGCGCGGCCACCGGGCGCAGCGGTCGGGCGAAGTTCGGATCGATCAGCTCGTTCGCTGCGTCGTCGAACGCCGTCACCGTGCCGCCGTGCGATCCCGGCGTGTAGCGGAAGTGGGCCGCGAGGTCGGACCTGCCCGCCTTCCACGCCAGCTGCACGGTCCAGCGGCCGTCCTCGTTGCGCCACGCGTCCCAGGCGGTGTCGTCGGGGTCCAGGCCGCGGGCGACCATCGCCGTCGTCACCGTCTCCAGCAGCGTCAGCACCGAGGGTCCGTCGGGCAGCATCGGGTGCGCCGCGGTTGCCAGCTCGGCGGCCCGTGAGCGCTCGAGCAGCACCGGGTGGGCGAACCGCTCGACGCGCGCGACGTCGACCCCCGCCGCCTCGGCGATCTGCTCGACCGACGCTCCCGCGCGGATCCTGGCCTGAATTTCCCTCGGACGCAACACGTTCGGTACCTCGGCTTCACCTCGCGTCGACATCGAGCTCACCTTGTCGCCTCGGACGGCAGCCCGCAATCGTTCGTCGGACCGCAAGATGAACTTCTCGCCGGAGCCGTCGGCTTCGCAGATGATTCGTTTGCCGTCAACATCGAGTCCGACGACTCTGAGTTCTCGCATGCCGACCTCCTCCGGGCTAGCGCCAAGCCCGATCAATCGGACACTACTGCGTTATCCGCCTGTTACCTGGTACGACACGCTGTTGTTCAGAGCCGCTCGACGACAAAGTCGATGCACGCGGTCAGCGCGCTGACGTCGTCGGGGTCGACGGCCGGGAACATCCCGACGCGCAGCTGGTTGCGGCCGAGCTTGCGGTACGGCTCGGTGTCGACGATGCCGTTGCTGCGCAGGATCTTGGCGACGGCCGCAGCGTCGACGTCGTCGGAGAAGTCCACCGTGCCGACGACCTGCGAGCGCAGCGCCGGATCGGTGACGAACGGCGTCGCGAACTGCGCGCCCTCGGCCCAACCGTAGAGCCGCTGCGACGAGTCGCCGGTGCGCTTGACCGCCCAGTCCAGCCCGCCGTTGCCGAGCATCCAGTCCAGCTGCTCGGCGAACAGCAACAGCGTGCCGATCGCCGGGGTGTTGTAGGTCTGGTTCTTGACGCTGTTGTCGATCGCGATCGGCAACGACAGGAACTCCGGCACCCAGCGGCCACCGGCCGCGATGGCCTCCACCCGCGCGAGCGCCGCCGGCGACATCAGCGCCACCCACAGCCCGCCGTCGCTGGCGAAGTTCTTCTGCGGCGCGAAGTAGTAGACGTCGGATTCGCGGATGTCGACGGGCAGCCCGCCGGCCGCCGAGGTGGCGTCGATCGCGACCAGCGCGTCCCCGGATCCGTCTGGCCGCTGCACCGGTACCGCCACGCCGGTCGAGGTCTCGTTGTGCGCCCAGCCGATCAGGTCGACCGACGGGTCCGACTGCGGTGCGGGCGCGCTGCCGGGATCGGCCTTGATCACCACCGGGTCGCCGACGAACGGGTTCTTGGCCACCGCGGAGGCGAACTTGCTGCTGAACTCCCCGTAGGTCAGATGCAGCGAACGCTTGTCGATCAGCCCGAACGCGGCGGCGTCCCAGAACGCGGTGGTGCCGCCGTTACCGAGGATGACCTCGTAGTCGTCGGGCAGGCTGAACAGCTGGCGCAGCCCGTCGCGCACCCGCCCGACGAGGTTCTTCACCGGCGCCTGCCGGTGCGAGGTGCCGAACAGGTCGCTCGCCGCGGCGAGCCCGGCGAGCTGTTCGGGCCGGACCTTGGAGGGCCCGCAGCCGAAGCGGCCGTCGCGCGGTTTGAGGTCCTCGGGGATCGTCAGATCGGACATGCGGTCAACAGTAGTGAGCGCACGGTCCGGTTCGCCGCCGGGTTGTCGGCATAGATCTTCGGGCAAAGTGGGTAAACGGGCTGTATCGAGACGCCGCTGTGGCCATACTGTGATCTGTCGGGGCTGCAGTTCGAGCCCATTTGGGGGACCAAGTGAACAGTCGCAGAACACCTCTGATGCTGGTCGCTGCGTGTGCAGCGGCGACGACGGTATTCGCCCCGGCGCTCACCGCGCACGCTGACGGTGCCGACGACGGCGCCCTGCTGAACCAGATCAACGCCACTCGCGCGGCTAACGGGTGCGGCCCGGTCGCCGCGAACCCGCAGCTGACCGCCGCTGCCGCCCGCCAGGCCAACGACATGCTCGCCAACGGTGTGGTCAGCCACGTGGGCTCGGACGGTTCGTCGGTCGGCCAGCGGATCGTCGACGCCGGCTACACGAGCTACAGCGACTTCGGCGAGATCATCTTCTGGAGCACCGGTGTCGGTGCCGTCCCGGCCGCCGCCGTCAACTGGTGGATGAACAGTCCCGGCCACCGCGCCGTGATCGTCGACTGCTCGATGACCGAGGCCGGCGTCGCGGTCGTGCGCAACGGCGCCCGGGCCGCCGCGGTCGGCGAATTCGGCCGCCAGTAGCGCACCATCCGTTGTGATCCGAATCACAACGCCCGCTGAGCAGCCCCGTGCGCCACATCCGGGTAGACGCTATTCCCGGTATGCGATACCTGCGGTACCGTGTTGGACAACGCAGGCGGACTTGTAAACCTCGAAGGAGGGGTCGGAATGGCCCGGACTCGCATGGTCAGGCGTTGGCGCCGCAACATGGATGTCAGCGACGACGCCCAGTACACCCACACGCTCACCACGTTGTCCGAGGGGTCGGTGCGACGGAACTTCAATCCGTACACCGATATCGATTGGGACTCACCGGAGTTCGCGGTCATCGACGACGACGAGCGCTGGATCCTGCCGGGCACCGACCCGATCGGCCGCCATCCCTGGTATCAGGCACAGCCCCGGGAGCGGCAGATCCAGATCGGCATGTGGCGCCAGGCCAACGTCGCCAAGGTGGGCCTGCAGTTCGAGATCATCCTGATCCGCGGCCTGACCAACTACGCGTTCTGGGTGCCCAACGGCTCACCCGAGTACCGCTACTGCATGCACGAGTCGGTCGAAGAGTGCAACCACACGATGATGTTCCAGGAGATGGTCAACCGCATCGGCGCCGACGTCCCCGGCATGCCGCGGATGCTGCGGTGGCTCTCGCCGTTCATCCCGCTGGTGGCCGGGCCGCTGCCGATTCCGTTCTTCTTCGGCGTGCTGGCCGGCGAGGAGCCCATCGACCACACCCAGAAGATGGTGCTGCGCGAAGGCAAGGCGCTGCATCCGATCATGGAGCGGGTGATGGCGATCCACGTCGCCGAGGAGGCGCGGCACATCTCGTTCGCGCACGAATATCTGCGTAAGCGGTTGCCGCACCTGTCCCGCATGCAGCGGTTCTGGCTGTCCTGGAACGTGCCGATCATCATGCGCGTGCTGTGTCAGGCGATCATCGTGCCGCCCAAGTCGTTCTGGCGCGAGTTCGACATCCCGCGCTCGGTGAAGAAGGACCTGTTCTTCCGTGCGCCCGAGTCGCGACAGTTCCTGCGCGACATGTTCGGTGACGTCCGGATGCTGTGCCACGAGACCGGGTTGATGAACCCGTTCGCGCGGCTCGTCTGGCGGCTGTGCAAGATCGACGGCCGGCCCAGCCGCTACCGCAGCGAGCCGGCCCGCCAGCACGTGGTCGCCGCCTAGGAGGCGCCCGTGCCGCATGTGATCACCCAGTCGTGTTGCAGCGACGGGTCCTGTGTCTACGCCTGTCCGGTGAACTGCATCCACCCGACACCCGACGAGCCCGGCTTCGCGACGGCCGAGATGCTCTACATCGACCCGGCCGCGTGCGTGGACTGCGGCGCGTGCGTGTCGGCGTGCCCGGTCGGAGCGATCGCACACGACAGCAAGCTGTCGACCGAGCAGTTGCCGTTCGTCGCGCTGAACGCCGCGTTCTACCCCGAACCCGAGGGCAAGCTGCCGCCGACGTCGAAGCTGGCGCCGGTCATCGAGGCGCCGATGGTGCATCCGCGCCCGACCGGACCGCTGACCGTGGCGATCGTCGGGTCGGGCCCGGCGGCGATGTATGCCGCCGACGAACTGCTCACGCAGGAAGGCGTGCGCGTCAACGTCTTCGAGCAGCTGCCCACCCCCTACGGCCTGGTGCGCGCCGGCGTCGCGCCGGATCACCAGAGCACCAAACGGGTGACGACGCTGTTCGACAAGATCGCCGACCGCGCCGGTTTCCGGTTCTACCTCAACGTCGAGATCGGCGCGGACCTCACCCACGACGAGTTGCTCGAACACCACCACGCCGTGCTCTACGCCGTCGGCGCGCCCAACGACCGCCGCCTCGAGATCGACGGCATGGGCCTACCCGGCACCGGCACCGCGACCGAGTTCGTCGCCTGGTACAACGGCCACCCCGAATTCGCCTCGCTGCCAATCGATCTGAGCCACGAGCGGGTGGTGGTCGTCGGTAACGGCAACGTCGCACTCGACGTCGCGCGCATTCTGACCACCGACCCCGACGTGCTCGCCCGCACCGACATCGCCGACCATGCGCTGGCCGCACTGCGTGGCTCCAAGGTGACCGAGGTCGTCGTCGCCGCGCGACGCGGACCGGCCCAGTCGGCCTTCACGCTGCCCGAGCTCATCGGCCTGACGGCCACGACCGAGGTGGTGTTGTCGGCGGCCGACCACGACGCCGTGCTGCGCGACCTCGCGGTCGCCGGCGATCCGTTGACGCGCAACAAGTTGGAGATCCTCAGCAAGCTCGGCGACGCGTCCGCACCCGTCACGCGACCGCGGATCCGGCTCGCCTACGGGCTGACCCCGGCCCGGATACTCGGACAGTCGCGCGTCGAGGCAGTCGAGTTCGCCGCCGGCGACGACGTGCGCCGCGTCGACGCGGGAATGGTGCTGACGTCGATCGGCTACCGCGGGCGGGCCGTGCGCGGTCTTCCGTTCGACGAGTCCGCGGGCGTGGTGCCCAACGACGGCGGCCGGGTGATCGAGCCGGCCTCGGGGCGGCCGGTGCCCGGCAGCTACGTCGCCGGCTGGATCAAGCGCGGACCCACCGGTTTCATCGGGACGAACAAGTCGTGCGCCGCGCAGACGGTGCGCAACCTGGTCGACGACTACAACAGCGGTGTCCTGCGCGACCCGGTCCGGCCGTCGGCGCTGGACCGGCTGGTCCGCCGCAGGCAGCCCGACCTGGTGGACGCCGCCGGATGGAAGGCCATCGACGCCGCCGAGATCGCGCGCGGCGGAGACGGGCGGCCCCGCGCCAAGTTCACCGCCGTCACCGACATGCTCGCCGCGGCGGCAAACGCCCCCGCGCCGCCGATCGCGCGGCGGCTGCTGGCCGGGCTGCGGCGGTAACGCGAACGGGCGAAGTCGCGCAAACCGCTCCGGCACGCGGGGCAACCGTAGTAGACCAATGGCGTGAAGGCCGCTGCGTGTGTAGGTCGGGTGGGCAGGCTCGCCGTCGCTCTCGGAATCGGGGCCGCGGTGATCACCGGATACGGGTGCGGCCCGGCGTGGGCCGACACCCCGGACGGTGCGACGGGCGGGTCGTCGACCTCCGACACGTCGGACACCGACACTGACGCATCGGACACGCAGCCAAAGACCGAGCCCGAGCCGGACGAGCCCGAGCCCGACGAGCCCGAGGACGCCGAGCCCGAGCCCGAGGAGGAGGAGGAGGAGCCCGAACTCGAGGAGGAGCCCGAGCCCGAGCCCGCCGACCCCGTCGCCACCGGATCCGAACCCGACGCCCCACCCGCCGACGAACCGGTCGACGCCCCGCAGACCCGGATCGAGGCGACGCAACTGCGCGTGCAGGCGGACGACGACGACCCGCCACCGGTTGACATCCCCGAAGCCGATGTCCCTGTCGCGCAGGAACTCACGATGAGCACCGCGCAGACGGTCACGACGGTGATCGTTCCGCCGACGGTGCCGTCCCTGCGGCCGTGGCCGACGGCGTTCGATCCCGCGACCGCGGTCAACTACGTCGTCGACCTGGTGACCAGCGTCGTCAACGCGGTGCTGAGCCCGTTCGCCGCCGGCCTGCCGGCCCCGCCCAGCGGCCCACCCACACTGTGGACACTGCTGGCGTGGGTGCGTCGTGAGTTCTTCAACTCCTCGCCGACCATCGCCTACAACCCCGTCCTCAACAGCCAGGGCGTCGACGAGAACGGCGACGTCGTGATCACCGGCAGCATCGGCGCCGACGATGTCGACGGAGACCCGTTGACCTACACCGTGATCGGCAGGCCGCTCTACGGCGGCGTGGTCGAGGTCGCCGACGACGGCACGTTCACCTACCGGCCGATGAACGCGATGGCCGCGGTCGGCGGGTACGACGAATTCGTGGTCGTCGTCGACGACGAGGCCGCCGGATTCCACCTCAACGGTCCGCTCGGACTGCTGCAGTTCGTCCCGATCATCGGCAACCTGATCAACCCCGGTGGCGGTCACCGGGTCGCGCGCACCATCCGCGTCGACGTGACCGCCGTCGACGGCGTCGACCTGTCCTTTCCGGACGACTTCCATTGGGGTGTAGCGCATTCGGGCTTCCAGGCCGAGGGCGGTCCCGGCTCACCCGTCGACCCGAACTCCGACTGGTACAAGTGGGTGCACGATCCGCTCAACCAGCTGCTCGGGCTGACCAAAGGTGTCCCGGAGAACGGGCCCGGCGCCTACGTCCGCTACGCCGAGGACGCGGCGCTGGCCCGCGACGAGCTGAAGATGAACACGTTCCGGATCGGCATCGAATGGAGCCGCATCTTCTCGGAAAGCACTGCCGGAGTGGACATCTCCGACGAAGGTG
The window above is part of the Mycolicibacterium rutilum genome. Proteins encoded here:
- a CDS encoding SRPBCC family protein — its product is MAAPLLQAEIEINAPVAKVWGLVSDLKNMPQWSPQCRLMKAFGPPRAGTRTINLNRRKFLFWPTTSQITEFVPEQKLAFRVNENNTVWSYELEPTQTGTRLVETRHAENGIKPVSTMLVNAAMGGVPSFERELLEGMNESLARIKAAAER
- a CDS encoding DUF2530 domain-containing protein; translation: MSAPQPPALPPKLLKPEPVIVVITVGWVVAAILAFTVAEWHEWRPYTVAGLGVGVLGTSIVMWQRRAVRRGSRGAQSGLT
- a CDS encoding Rv0880 family HTH-type transcriptional regulator, which translates into the protein MKDGDCRLASDLSLAVIRLARQLRFRRPDSPISLSQLSALTTLAKEGAMTPGALAVRERVRPPSMTRIISSLTDLGFVVRTAHPGDGRQVLVSAAPSGIDLIEDERRASQEWLKARLESLDDEARKTLMAATELLTAMVDETV
- a CDS encoding TrmH family RNA methyltransferase; protein product: MSDVIDVADPADPRLDDFRDLNSIDRRPDLPTGKGLVIAEGVLVVQRMLASRFVPRAMMGTDRRLTELRDDLSSAAAPYYRVTADVMAEVVGFHLNRGVLAAASRPGELTVAEVIDNARTVAVLEGVNDHENLGSIFRNAAGLGVDAVVFGTGCADPLYRRAVRVSMGHALLVPYAWAQSWPADLDLLRDRGFRLLAMTPAATSRTLADAMHDVADDPVAFLVGAEGAGLTERTMRAADVRVRIPMSRGTDSLNVATAAALAFYERVRFVE
- a CDS encoding DUF2537 domain-containing protein; the encoded protein is MTDESTPWAMGLTVAAFVAAIIAAAIVVLSLGLMRVHGLLAVGLNLIAVGGLAPTVWGWRDRPVWRWFVLGSGVGVAAAWLVLLAVALGG
- the sepH gene encoding septation protein SepH, whose translation is MRELRVVGLDVDGKRIICEADGSGEKFILRSDERLRAAVRGDKVSSMSTRGEAEVPNVLRPREIQARIRAGASVEQIAEAAGVDVARVERFAHPVLLERSRAAELATAAHPMLPDGPSVLTLLETVTTAMVARGLDPDDTAWDAWRNEDGRWTVQLAWKAGRSDLAAHFRYTPGSHGGTVTAFDDAANELIDPNFARPLRPVAALPEPAPEPVAEDVVEETVEEPTLPIDPPVQRAEPEPEPEPVVAKPRARKGKAKPAVPAWEDVLLGVRSSGQR
- the serC gene encoding phosphoserine transaminase yields the protein MSDLTIPEDLKPRDGRFGCGPSKVRPEQLAGLAAASDLFGTSHRQAPVKNLVGRVRDGLRQLFSLPDDYEVILGNGGTTAFWDAAAFGLIDKRSLHLTYGEFSSKFASAVAKNPFVGDPVVIKADPGSAPAPQSDPSVDLIGWAHNETSTGVAVPVQRPDGSGDALVAIDATSAAGGLPVDIRESDVYYFAPQKNFASDGGLWVALMSPAALARVEAIAAGGRWVPEFLSLPIAIDNSVKNQTYNTPAIGTLLLFAEQLDWMLGNGGLDWAVKRTGDSSQRLYGWAEGAQFATPFVTDPALRSQVVGTVDFSDDVDAAAVAKILRSNGIVDTEPYRKLGRNQLRVGMFPAVDPDDVSALTACIDFVVERL
- a CDS encoding CAP domain-containing protein; amino-acid sequence: MLVAACAAATTVFAPALTAHADGADDGALLNQINATRAANGCGPVAANPQLTAAAARQANDMLANGVVSHVGSDGSSVGQRIVDAGYTSYSDFGEIIFWSTGVGAVPAAAVNWWMNSPGHRAVIVDCSMTEAGVAVVRNGARAAAVGEFGRQ
- a CDS encoding AurF N-oxygenase family protein encodes the protein MARTRMVRRWRRNMDVSDDAQYTHTLTTLSEGSVRRNFNPYTDIDWDSPEFAVIDDDERWILPGTDPIGRHPWYQAQPRERQIQIGMWRQANVAKVGLQFEIILIRGLTNYAFWVPNGSPEYRYCMHESVEECNHTMMFQEMVNRIGADVPGMPRMLRWLSPFIPLVAGPLPIPFFFGVLAGEEPIDHTQKMVLREGKALHPIMERVMAIHVAEEARHISFAHEYLRKRLPHLSRMQRFWLSWNVPIIMRVLCQAIIVPPKSFWREFDIPRSVKKDLFFRAPESRQFLRDMFGDVRMLCHETGLMNPFARLVWRLCKIDGRPSRYRSEPARQHVVAA
- a CDS encoding FAD-dependent oxidoreductase, translating into MPHVITQSCCSDGSCVYACPVNCIHPTPDEPGFATAEMLYIDPAACVDCGACVSACPVGAIAHDSKLSTEQLPFVALNAAFYPEPEGKLPPTSKLAPVIEAPMVHPRPTGPLTVAIVGSGPAAMYAADELLTQEGVRVNVFEQLPTPYGLVRAGVAPDHQSTKRVTTLFDKIADRAGFRFYLNVEIGADLTHDELLEHHHAVLYAVGAPNDRRLEIDGMGLPGTGTATEFVAWYNGHPEFASLPIDLSHERVVVVGNGNVALDVARILTTDPDVLARTDIADHALAALRGSKVTEVVVAARRGPAQSAFTLPELIGLTATTEVVLSAADHDAVLRDLAVAGDPLTRNKLEILSKLGDASAPVTRPRIRLAYGLTPARILGQSRVEAVEFAAGDDVRRVDAGMVLTSIGYRGRAVRGLPFDESAGVVPNDGGRVIEPASGRPVPGSYVAGWIKRGPTGFIGTNKSCAAQTVRNLVDDYNSGVLRDPVRPSALDRLVRRRQPDLVDAAGWKAIDAAEIARGGDGRPRAKFTAVTDMLAAAANAPAPPIARRLLAGLRR
- a CDS encoding family 1 glycosylhydrolase → MKAAACVGRVGRLAVALGIGAAVITGYGCGPAWADTPDGATGGSSTSDTSDTDTDASDTQPKTEPEPDEPEPDEPEDAEPEPEEEEEEPELEEEPEPEPADPVATGSEPDAPPADEPVDAPQTRIEATQLRVQADDDDPPPVDIPEADVPVAQELTMSTAQTVTTVIVPPTVPSLRPWPTAFDPATAVNYVVDLVTSVVNAVLSPFAAGLPAPPSGPPTLWTLLAWVRREFFNSSPTIAYNPVLNSQGVDENGDVVITGSIGADDVDGDPLTYTVIGRPLYGGVVEVADDGTFTYRPMNAMAAVGGYDEFVVVVDDEAAGFHLNGPLGLLQFVPIIGNLINPGGGHRVARTIRVDVTAVDGVDLSFPDDFHWGVAHSGFQAEGGPGSPVDPNSDWYKWVHDPLNQLLGLTKGVPENGPGAYVRYAEDAALARDELKMNTFRIGIEWSRIFSESTAGVDISDEGGTISLADLQALDALANQDEVQHYRDVLTALRAHGLEPMVTVTHFTLPAWIHDPGSTRLLAQFGLPAPAAGWLSPTTATEFEKYAAYLAWKYGDEVDNWATLNEPVPPVLTQFFALPGLVPAWPPGLIRPDLASTFLVNQAKAHVAAYDAIHAWDSTAFVGFTNNMVPARPANPVNPLDAQAADAWNQMFNRWFPNAVIDGWVDANLDGVKTADEIHPEFVDKVDFMGVQYYGSQPMQGFGVAPIPGLPFLRGLPVRCQASSPTCSDFNQPIDPGGFREVLEVAGSYGKPLWVTENGIADDEDTKRPSYIANHIAVVQDLVAHGADIRGYTYWSFVDNLEWSEGYHLQFGLYGSDPATPELERTPKPASIDTLSAIAGSNSLPLWVLAQYVAASST